A genomic segment from Blastococcus sp. PRF04-17 encodes:
- the pstS gene encoding phosphate ABC transporter substrate-binding protein PstS translates to MRSVRVRSCSLPLLVLAASVPLTGCAAVNERNLAPGAGEQYSGSLVGAGSSAQQAAMQGWTAGFAGVQPEVSVDYDPIGSGGGREQFLAGGTDFAGSDAYLDDEELGKAEQRCGSDGVFELPNYIAPIAVVYNVAGIDELDLSPTTMAGIFDQRITRWDDPAIVEDNPGVQLPDLGITPVNRSDESGTTENFVDYLHQAAGEVWPHEVDGSWPVPGGEAAQGNSGVVGAVRAGNGTIGYADLSQVGDLGVARIRVGDEYVAPSAEAAAAVVENSQPLEGRGPHDYAIEVNRDTAGSGEYPIVLISYHIGCVTYDDPNTAELVRAFLGYVVSEEGQEAAALVAGSAPISDRLRDQALTAIDAVAAG, encoded by the coding sequence GTCCGTGTGCGCTCCTGCTCGCTGCCCCTCCTCGTGCTCGCCGCGAGCGTCCCGCTCACGGGCTGCGCGGCCGTGAACGAACGCAACCTTGCGCCCGGGGCGGGTGAGCAGTACAGCGGATCCCTCGTGGGTGCCGGCTCCAGCGCCCAGCAGGCCGCCATGCAGGGCTGGACCGCCGGCTTCGCCGGGGTCCAGCCCGAGGTGAGCGTCGACTACGACCCCATCGGCTCCGGCGGGGGCCGCGAGCAGTTCCTCGCCGGGGGAACCGACTTCGCCGGCTCCGACGCCTACCTCGACGACGAGGAACTCGGCAAGGCCGAGCAGCGCTGCGGTTCGGACGGCGTCTTCGAGCTGCCCAACTACATCGCACCGATCGCCGTGGTCTACAACGTCGCGGGGATCGACGAGCTCGATCTGTCGCCGACGACCATGGCCGGCATCTTCGACCAGCGGATCACCCGATGGGACGACCCGGCGATCGTCGAGGACAACCCCGGCGTCCAGCTGCCCGACCTCGGCATCACGCCGGTCAACCGCAGCGACGAGTCGGGCACGACCGAGAACTTCGTCGACTACCTCCACCAGGCGGCGGGCGAGGTGTGGCCGCACGAGGTCGACGGCTCGTGGCCGGTGCCAGGCGGCGAGGCGGCACAAGGGAACTCCGGAGTGGTCGGCGCGGTGCGCGCCGGCAACGGCACCATCGGATACGCCGATCTCAGCCAGGTGGGCGATCTCGGTGTCGCGCGCATCCGGGTGGGAGACGAGTACGTGGCGCCCAGTGCCGAGGCCGCCGCGGCCGTCGTCGAGAACTCCCAGCCGCTCGAGGGGCGCGGACCACACGACTACGCGATCGAGGTCAACCGGGACACAGCCGGGTCGGGGGAGTACCCGATCGTGCTGATCAGCTACCACATCGGGTGCGTCACGTACGACGATCCGAACACCGCCGAACTCGTCCGCGCGTTCCTCGGCTACGTGGTGAGCGAGGAGGGGCAGGAGGCCGCCGCCCTGGTGGCAGGCTCCGCCCCGATCTCCGATCGGCTCCGCGACCAGGCGTTGACGGCGATCGACGCCGTCGCGGCCGGCTGA